One window from the genome of Desulfobulbaceae bacterium DB1 encodes:
- a CDS encoding IS91 family transposase, protein MLLSTIINKFRDSFFRTYNKNLLSGHIKALESMARCRYEHGPHMLARCSDHRCGERIYIPHSCGHRNCPHCQNHESRQWLESQLDKRLPCQYYLITFTLPGQMRDLAWKHQKTVYALMFRAVQDLLKSFTNNDKKLGGSAGFTAILHTHSRTLDYHPHIHVVMPGASINPQTGLWKEKSGKYLFSHKAMAKVFRAKLLQTLVENKLPVPHDCPDQWVVDCKDAGNGEKALIYLGRYLYRGVIREKDILHCRDGMVTFRYRHAKSGEDRTRTVKGEYFLYLLMLHVLPRGFRRARSYGFLHACSKKLLRFLQLVLRVAPWRALVRNLKQRPAIICPACGAAMVIAATMIARPPAMAAPLRQ, encoded by the coding sequence ATGCTGCTCTCCACGATCATCAACAAGTTCAGGGACAGCTTCTTCCGCACCTACAACAAAAATCTCCTGTCAGGCCACATCAAGGCTCTGGAGTCCATGGCCCGATGCAGATACGAGCATGGACCGCACATGCTGGCCCGTTGTTCGGACCACCGGTGCGGCGAACGGATCTATATTCCCCATTCCTGCGGCCACAGAAACTGCCCCCATTGCCAGAACCATGAGAGCCGGCAGTGGCTGGAAAGCCAGCTTGACAAACGACTGCCGTGTCAATACTACCTGATCACCTTCACGCTGCCCGGGCAGATGCGGGATCTGGCGTGGAAACACCAGAAAACCGTTTACGCCCTGATGTTCAGGGCAGTACAGGACCTCCTGAAATCCTTCACCAATAACGACAAAAAACTCGGCGGATCAGCGGGATTCACCGCCATCCTCCACACCCATTCCAGAACCCTGGACTATCATCCGCACATCCACGTTGTCATGCCCGGAGCAAGCATCAACCCGCAAACCGGGCTGTGGAAGGAAAAATCCGGGAAATATCTCTTCAGCCACAAGGCCATGGCCAAGGTCTTTCGGGCGAAGCTGCTCCAGACCCTGGTCGAAAACAAGCTGCCGGTTCCCCATGATTGCCCCGATCAGTGGGTGGTTGACTGCAAGGACGCGGGCAACGGCGAGAAGGCCCTTATCTATCTTGGCCGTTATCTGTACCGGGGTGTTATCCGGGAAAAAGACATCCTGCACTGCCGGGACGGCATGGTCACCTTCCGGTATCGCCATGCCAAAAGCGGAGAAGACCGGACCCGAACCGTCAAGGGCGAGTACTTCCTCTACCTGCTTATGCTCCATGTGCTGCCCCGAGGGTTTCGACGGGCAAGGTCGTATGGTTTTCTCCATGCATGCAGCAAAAAGCTGCTCCGCTTCCTGCAGCTGGTGCTGCGGGTCGCGCCATGGCGCGCCCTTGTCCGCAACCTGAAGCAACGGCCGGCTATCATCTGCCCGGCCTGCGGGGCCGCCATGGTGATCGCCGCGACAATGATCGCCCGGCCACCGGCCATGGCCGCTCCGTTACGGCAATAG